The genomic DNA GAATGACGCCCTAAAGTATACCAATATCTATTTAAGCTTTAAGTTTAAAGACGATGTTGATCCTAAAGAATTCGAACGCTTTACTGAAAGATATAAATAATGGAGGTAAACATGACTGATATTAAACCTGGTACTTTTAGATATATAGAATCAGAAATATACAATCTTGATAATACAAAAAAAGACATACAACGATTAAGATTAGAGATACTTAATCCAACTCAACCCGTCGATAATAATATCATCTATGGTCCGCTTCAGTCAGCTGAACCTGCAAGAACAACAGAGATTATGGCAACACGGTTAATGACAAATAAGATGCTGCGGAATCAAGAAGAAATGGTTCAAGCAATCGAACGTACGTATAGCAAACTACCTGTCGAACATAAGAAGGTTATACAACTTAAGTACTGGTCGTCTAATCATTTGAAGATGGAACACATTGCTGACGAGTGCCACATGCACCGTAATACTGCAGGCAAGATTCGGAAGAACTTTGTAAAGGCTGTCGCGTTGGAAGTAGGAATGAAATAATGGTGTGTGCATAGCGTGTGCATAGAGCGTATTATTTAATGATATTATGATATTATCAGGTACTATATTATAGAGCGTTTAGGTTCACCCCTTAGCCTAAGCGCTTTGTATATTGATATGAGTCACACACGTGTGATTGATATGAGTGTACAACTCAAATAAAATACCCAAAACAAAATCACTAGGTACTGTTAACCGCAGTACCTTT from Staphylococcus schleiferi includes the following:
- a CDS encoding DUF1514 family protein, giving the protein MIWIIISVILGLIVLILLADNSLLRKENDALKYTNIYLSFKFKDDVDPKEFERFTERYK
- a CDS encoding transcriptional regulator; the protein is MTDIKPGTFRYIESEIYNLDNTKKDIQRLRLEILNPTQPVDNNIIYGPLQSAEPARTTEIMATRLMTNKMLRNQEEMVQAIERTYSKLPVEHKKVIQLKYWSSNHLKMEHIADECHMHRNTAGKIRKNFVKAVALEVGMK